In Streptomyces sp. P9-A4, a single window of DNA contains:
- a CDS encoding beta-glucanase encodes MGRPRSPGTLVLDADFSSAAQWTAGRSWAYPDGGPTNPGDNKLDHLVDDPTYSRTGLFRATRRSDGYWDAGLLTTEGSPEGFLVRAGDVLEARVRLPEETGAWPAIWTWLDGGQEIDVFEYHPDNPDLLELSNRIRGRHHYFRDPAVRPGAWVDLRVDFGSRNVVWWVNGARVFDDRRGVGRSWRAHLIVNLSVCAGRYHPAPDADASEMSYEVAELRVYRD; translated from the coding sequence ATCGGGCGTCCCAGGTCGCCCGGGACCCTCGTCCTCGACGCCGACTTCTCCTCCGCCGCGCAGTGGACCGCCGGCCGTTCCTGGGCCTATCCCGACGGCGGGCCGACCAACCCGGGCGACAACAAACTCGACCACCTCGTGGACGACCCCACGTACAGCCGGACGGGGCTCTTCCGGGCGACCCGCCGGAGCGACGGGTACTGGGACGCGGGGCTGCTCACGACGGAGGGCAGCCCGGAGGGCTTCCTGGTGCGCGCGGGTGACGTACTGGAGGCGCGGGTGCGCCTGCCGGAGGAGACGGGCGCCTGGCCGGCTATCTGGACCTGGCTCGACGGCGGACAGGAGATCGATGTCTTCGAGTACCACCCCGACAATCCCGACCTGCTCGAACTGTCGAACCGGATCCGGGGCCGCCACCACTACTTCCGGGACCCGGCCGTCCGCCCCGGGGCGTGGGTCGACCTGCGGGTCGACTTCGGCTCACGGAACGTCGTCTGGTGGGTGAACGGCGCCCGGGTCTTCGACGACCGCCGGGGGGTCGGACGTTCATGGCGGGCCCACCTGATCGTCAACCTCTCGGTCTGCGCGGGCCGGTACCATCCGGCGCCGGACGCCGACGCGTCGGAGATGTCGTACGAGGTCGCGGAGTTGCGCGTGTACCGCGACTGA
- a CDS encoding FecCD family ABC transporter permease: MTTISRIGQGPAVVRRGLGRHAIAAVLCLVLLALALFASVMFGSKPTSFGDVLRVITGDADDYTRTVVESRYPRTVLGVLAGLCLAVAGTLMQGITRNPLAEPGLLGINAGASASIVAATAFLGASGQRETVWWALAGALAIGVVVHLLGTAGGGGGPVRLVLAGAVLSAVLAAFIQAVALSRPQVFDTYRYWVVGALGGRGYDAFWAVLPFAAVGFVLALLLAPGLNAMAMGDDKAASLGISPARVKGAGLLAATLLAAAATAAVGPIAFVGLAVPHMVRALVGADFRAQVVFTSLAGPTLLLFADVIGRVLLRPQELMVGVVTAFVGAPALLFAVRRMRGAS, from the coding sequence GTGACCACCATCTCCCGGATCGGCCAGGGCCCCGCCGTCGTACGGCGGGGCCTCGGCCGGCATGCAATCGCCGCCGTCCTGTGCCTGGTCCTGCTCGCCCTGGCCCTGTTCGCCAGCGTGATGTTCGGCAGCAAGCCGACGTCCTTCGGCGACGTCCTGCGGGTCATCACCGGTGACGCCGACGACTACACCCGTACCGTCGTCGAAAGCCGCTACCCCCGTACCGTCCTCGGAGTGCTCGCGGGGCTCTGCCTCGCCGTCGCCGGCACCCTGATGCAGGGCATCACGCGCAATCCGCTCGCCGAGCCGGGGCTTCTCGGCATCAACGCCGGCGCCTCGGCGAGCATCGTCGCCGCCACCGCGTTCCTCGGCGCCTCCGGGCAGCGGGAGACCGTCTGGTGGGCCCTCGCGGGCGCGCTCGCGATCGGTGTCGTCGTCCATCTCCTCGGTACCGCAGGCGGAGGCGGCGGCCCGGTGCGGCTGGTCCTCGCGGGCGCTGTCCTCTCCGCCGTCCTCGCCGCGTTCATCCAGGCCGTCGCGCTGTCGAGGCCCCAGGTCTTCGACACCTACCGCTACTGGGTGGTGGGCGCGCTCGGCGGGCGCGGCTACGACGCGTTCTGGGCGGTCCTGCCGTTCGCGGCGGTCGGCTTCGTCCTCGCCCTGCTGCTCGCGCCCGGCCTCAACGCCATGGCCATGGGCGACGACAAGGCCGCGTCCCTCGGCATCAGCCCGGCCCGCGTCAAGGGCGCCGGGCTGCTCGCGGCGACCCTGCTGGCCGCCGCCGCGACGGCGGCCGTCGGCCCCATCGCCTTCGTCGGCCTCGCCGTCCCGCACATGGTCCGGGCGCTCGTGGGCGCCGACTTCCGCGCCCAGGTCGTCTTCACCTCCCTCGCGGGGCCCACGCTGCTGCTCTTCGCCGATGTCATCGGCAGGGTCCTGCTGCGCCCCCAGGAACTCATGGTCGGCGTCGTCACCGCCTTCGTCGGTGCGCCGGCCCTGCTCTTCGCCGTTCGCCGTATGAGGGGGGCTTCATGA
- a CDS encoding iron-siderophore ABC transporter substrate-binding protein: protein MPSVFTPVRRRVLVAGAAAVSLGLMVTGCGSDDKKDDAAGSAAKAPAGAFPVTIKSALGEAVIKEKPKRVVTLGQGSAETAIALGNVPVGIESYPWGSDKTGYLPWIHDAVKKSGATLPKQFDGGEELDIEAITELEPDVILAPWSGITQKQYDILKDIAPTVAYPDKAWSTNWDQQIEIISKALGQPEKAKELTSKIDKQLTDAAASRPNYKNVTFSYIYNTGPGTLGIFKPEEQRVSMVSKLGLKVDPVVNTFKETDGTDSALIGLENANKLSASDIAFTFYMDDKSRKEIEAQPLYAAIPAVKKGALVYSDDQPFVTASSMINPLTVPYSIERYLPMIDKAVAKAGK from the coding sequence ATGCCTTCTGTGTTCACCCCCGTTCGCCGCCGCGTCCTCGTGGCGGGTGCCGCCGCGGTCTCGCTCGGCCTCATGGTGACCGGGTGCGGCTCGGACGACAAAAAGGACGACGCCGCGGGCTCGGCGGCCAAGGCCCCGGCGGGTGCTTTCCCGGTGACCATCAAGAGCGCGCTCGGCGAGGCCGTCATCAAGGAGAAGCCGAAGCGCGTGGTGACCCTCGGTCAGGGCTCCGCGGAGACCGCGATCGCGCTGGGCAACGTCCCGGTCGGCATCGAGAGCTACCCGTGGGGCAGCGACAAGACCGGCTACCTGCCCTGGATCCACGACGCCGTGAAGAAGTCCGGCGCGACGCTGCCCAAGCAGTTCGACGGTGGCGAGGAGCTCGACATCGAGGCCATCACCGAGCTGGAGCCCGACGTCATCCTCGCCCCGTGGTCGGGCATCACGCAGAAGCAGTACGACATCCTCAAGGACATCGCGCCCACCGTCGCCTACCCGGACAAGGCGTGGAGCACGAACTGGGACCAGCAGATCGAGATCATCTCGAAGGCGCTCGGCCAGCCGGAGAAGGCCAAGGAGCTGACGTCGAAGATCGACAAGCAGCTCACCGACGCCGCCGCGAGCCGTCCCAACTACAAGAACGTCACGTTCTCGTACATCTACAACACCGGCCCCGGCACCCTCGGCATCTTCAAGCCCGAGGAGCAGCGCGTGTCGATGGTGTCCAAGCTCGGTCTGAAGGTCGACCCGGTCGTCAACACGTTCAAGGAGACCGACGGCACCGACTCGGCCCTGATCGGTCTGGAGAACGCCAACAAGCTGTCCGCCAGCGACATCGCCTTCACCTTCTACATGGACGACAAGTCCCGCAAGGAGATCGAGGCCCAGCCCCTGTACGCGGCGATCCCCGCCGTGAAGAAGGGCGCGCTCGTGTACAGCGACGACCAGCCGTTCGTCACCGCCTCGTCGATGATCAACCCGCTGACGGTGCCGTACAGCATCGAGCGCTACCTGCCGATGATCGACAAGGCCGTCGCCAAGGCCGGGAAGTAA
- a CDS encoding histidine phosphatase family protein produces the protein MTVRLTLISPGTSGALRDVRFDDDSPLDDEGIARAEAVASAVAASTRAYCSPSARCLRTARALGLAPEAVAELAGCSMGRWRGRSLAAVAAAEEPAVAAWLSDPTAAPHGGESLRDLRVRVGGWLDTLQAGSGRVHVVAEPDVIRAATVHALAAPDEAALRLDVRPLVAVHFSGRAGRWNLRVGETLRPESE, from the coding sequence ATGACCGTCCGGCTGACGCTGATCTCCCCCGGAACGAGCGGAGCGCTGCGCGACGTCCGCTTCGACGACGACAGCCCCCTGGACGACGAGGGCATCGCGCGCGCCGAGGCCGTCGCCTCCGCCGTGGCCGCCTCCACGCGCGCGTACTGCTCGCCGTCCGCGCGCTGCCTGCGCACCGCGCGGGCCCTCGGACTCGCCCCCGAGGCGGTGGCCGAACTGGCCGGCTGCTCCATGGGACGGTGGCGCGGCCGGTCCCTCGCGGCCGTCGCCGCCGCCGAGGAACCCGCCGTCGCCGCCTGGTTGTCCGACCCGACGGCGGCACCCCACGGCGGGGAGTCCCTGCGCGACCTCCGCGTACGGGTCGGCGGCTGGCTCGACACCCTCCAGGCCGGCTCCGGACGCGTCCACGTCGTCGCCGAACCCGACGTGATCCGCGCCGCGACGGTCCACGCGCTCGCGGCCCCGGACGAGGCCGCCCTGCGGCTCGACGTCCGCCCCTTGGTCGCCGTCCACTTCAGTGGCCGTGCCGGGCGCTGGAACCTACGCGTCGGCGAGACCCTCCGCCCCGAATCCGAGTAG
- a CDS encoding TetR/AcrR family transcriptional regulator: MSTERERRSPRRGPKGTRTREALGEAALRLVLERGTAGVSVEDVTDAVGVSRRTFSRYFASKEEAVLDGIRADCVRINDALAARPARETPLTAYRAALRVWLSDPAVPAWHRRTGVREVFRLAEDEAPLRAVLRRILLEGEAASVRLVADRIDADAARDLRPAVAVGSGAAALMAATRAWVTGGAPEALPDLVEEAFALLGTEPPPGEPPPAEPP; the protein is encoded by the coding sequence ATGAGTACGGAGCGAGAACGCCGAAGCCCGAGGCGCGGCCCGAAGGGGACGCGGACCCGCGAGGCACTGGGTGAGGCCGCGCTCCGGCTCGTTCTGGAGCGAGGAACGGCCGGAGTCTCCGTGGAGGACGTCACCGACGCGGTCGGAGTCTCCCGGCGCACCTTCAGCCGCTACTTCGCCTCCAAGGAGGAGGCCGTCCTCGACGGCATCCGCGCCGACTGCGTACGGATCAACGACGCCCTCGCCGCCCGTCCGGCGCGCGAGACCCCGCTCACCGCCTACCGGGCGGCCCTGCGGGTCTGGCTCTCAGACCCGGCCGTCCCGGCCTGGCACCGCAGGACGGGAGTACGGGAGGTCTTCCGTCTCGCCGAGGACGAGGCGCCCCTGCGCGCCGTGCTCCGACGCATCCTTCTGGAGGGGGAGGCCGCATCCGTGCGGCTGGTCGCCGACCGGATCGACGCCGACGCGGCCCGTGACCTGAGGCCCGCCGTGGCCGTCGGCTCCGGCGCGGCGGCGCTCATGGCGGCCACCCGCGCCTGGGTGACCGGCGGCGCCCCGGAGGCGCTGCCCGACCTGGTGGAGGAGGCCTTCGCCCTCCTCGGGACCGAGCCGCCGCCGGGCGAGCCGCCACCGGCCGAGCCGCCGTAG
- the argB gene encoding acetylglutamate kinase, protein MDDGVASTSVPRGRTVVVKCGGSTLVDASLRRSFAQDVVELRRAGLHPVVVHGGGPQISAMLDRLALEVRFEAGMRVTTPETMDVVRMVLTGQVQRELVGAINAHGPFAVGLSGEDAHTLTAERRPALVDGRPVDIGLVGDVVAVAPDTVRNLLADGRVPVVSPVARGRDGRVYNVNADLAASALAVALGADRLVMLTDVPGLYADWPHSTEVVARLTAGELDALLPGLAGGMLPKMEGCLRAVRSGVGRAHVLDGRVPHAVLRGVLTEENPGTTVLPDPAADGSDSSDGSDGSDSSTAA, encoded by the coding sequence ATGGACGACGGGGTGGCCTCCACTTCGGTGCCCCGGGGCCGGACCGTCGTCGTCAAGTGCGGCGGCAGCACCCTCGTGGACGCCTCCCTCCGGCGCTCGTTCGCGCAGGACGTCGTCGAGCTGCGGCGCGCGGGGCTTCACCCGGTGGTGGTGCACGGCGGCGGTCCGCAGATCAGCGCGATGCTCGACCGGCTCGCCCTGGAGGTCCGTTTCGAGGCGGGCATGCGGGTGACCACTCCGGAGACCATGGACGTGGTCCGCATGGTCCTGACCGGCCAGGTCCAGCGGGAGCTGGTCGGCGCCATCAACGCCCACGGGCCCTTCGCCGTGGGCCTGTCCGGGGAGGACGCGCACACGCTGACGGCGGAGCGCCGCCCGGCGCTGGTGGACGGGCGCCCCGTGGACATCGGCCTGGTCGGCGATGTCGTGGCCGTGGCTCCGGACACCGTCAGGAACCTGCTCGCCGACGGGCGCGTCCCGGTGGTCTCCCCCGTCGCGCGCGGCAGGGACGGTCGGGTCTACAACGTGAACGCCGATCTGGCGGCCTCGGCCCTCGCCGTCGCCCTCGGCGCCGACCGGCTCGTGATGCTCACGGACGTTCCCGGGCTGTACGCGGACTGGCCGCACAGCACCGAGGTCGTCGCGCGCCTGACGGCCGGTGAACTGGACGCGCTGCTACCCGGTCTCGCCGGCGGAATGCTCCCGAAGATGGAGGGCTGCCTGCGCGCCGTCCGTTCGGGCGTCGGGCGCGCCCATGTCCTCGACGGACGGGTCCCGCACGCGGTGCTCCGGGGCGTACTCACCGAGGAGAACCCGGGCACCACGGTCCTGCCCGACCCGGCGGCCGACGGCTCGGACAGCTCAGACGGCTCAGACGGCTCAGACAGCTCAACCGCCGCCTGA
- a CDS encoding NAD(P)-dependent alcohol dehydrogenase — MKALQYRTVGAAPEVVTVPDPEPGPGQVLLKVTAAGVCHSDIAVMSWSADQLPFPLPLTLGHEGVGTVAALGPGAEGFAVGEAVAVYGPWGCGTCAMCAQGKENYCLRAAELGIMPPGLGAPGAIAEYMIVDSPRHLVPLGDLDPVRAVPLTDAGLTPYHAVKRSLPKLVPGSTAVVIGTGGLGHVAIQLLRAMTAARVVALDVTEEKLALARTVGAHETVLSDAKAAASVRELTGGRGAEVVLDFVGAQPTVTSAGAMAAVEGDVTIVGLGGGALPVGFGALPYEVSVTSPYWGTRAELIEVLDLARSGAVDVHVETYGMDDAPKAYERLHEGRVNGRAVILPHG, encoded by the coding sequence ATGAAGGCATTGCAGTACCGCACGGTGGGCGCCGCGCCCGAGGTCGTCACCGTCCCCGACCCGGAGCCCGGGCCCGGCCAGGTGCTCCTGAAGGTCACCGCGGCCGGCGTCTGCCACTCCGACATCGCGGTCATGAGCTGGTCCGCCGACCAGCTGCCGTTCCCGCTGCCGCTGACCCTCGGACACGAGGGCGTGGGCACCGTCGCGGCCCTCGGCCCCGGTGCCGAGGGCTTCGCCGTCGGTGAGGCCGTCGCCGTGTACGGCCCCTGGGGCTGCGGCACCTGCGCGATGTGTGCCCAGGGCAAGGAGAACTACTGCCTGCGGGCCGCGGAGCTGGGCATCATGCCGCCCGGGCTCGGCGCCCCCGGTGCCATCGCCGAGTACATGATCGTCGACAGCCCCCGTCACCTCGTGCCGCTCGGCGACCTCGACCCCGTGCGGGCCGTACCGCTCACGGACGCCGGCCTCACCCCGTACCACGCGGTCAAGCGGTCCCTCCCGAAGCTCGTCCCCGGCAGCACCGCCGTCGTGATCGGCACGGGCGGTCTCGGCCACGTCGCCATCCAGCTCCTGCGCGCGATGACCGCAGCCAGGGTCGTGGCCCTGGACGTCACGGAGGAGAAGCTCGCCCTCGCCCGCACCGTCGGCGCGCACGAGACGGTCCTGTCCGACGCGAAGGCCGCCGCCTCGGTCCGTGAACTGACCGGCGGCCGGGGCGCCGAGGTCGTCCTCGACTTCGTGGGAGCCCAGCCCACGGTGACGTCCGCCGGCGCGATGGCCGCGGTCGAGGGTGACGTCACCATCGTCGGACTCGGCGGCGGCGCGCTCCCCGTCGGGTTCGGGGCCCTGCCGTACGAGGTCTCGGTGACCTCCCCGTACTGGGGCACCCGGGCCGAGCTGATCGAGGTGCTCGACCTGGCCCGTTCGGGTGCGGTGGACGTCCACGTCGAGACGTACGGCATGGACGACGCGCCGAAGGCCTACGAGCGGCTGCACGAAGGGCGCGTGAACGGGCGCGCGGTGATCCTGCCCCACGGCTGA
- a CDS encoding CbtB domain-containing protein, producing MAEAVVSAAVPTPSVTVPAPLPVRAVLPWAFFVGLLALVALYFVGAEQGATSLIAGSDVHEWVHDGRHLLGFPCH from the coding sequence ATGGCCGAGGCCGTCGTGTCCGCTGCCGTACCCACCCCTTCCGTGACCGTTCCGGCTCCGCTGCCCGTCCGGGCCGTCCTTCCCTGGGCCTTCTTCGTCGGCCTTCTCGCGCTCGTCGCGCTGTACTTCGTGGGCGCCGAGCAGGGCGCCACCTCGCTGATCGCGGGCTCCGACGTGCACGAGTGGGTGCACGACGGACGTCATCTGCTCGGCTTCCCCTGCCACTGA
- a CDS encoding SDR family NAD(P)-dependent oxidoreductase, protein MTLSPTTHPQEFAGRIALVTGGASGIGLAVARRLAHAGAAVAVADHNADRATAAVAELTEDGARALAVRMDVTDDASVQAGVEATVAAFGGLHLAVNNAGVAGDPAPIVETPAEEWRRVVSTNLDGVFYSLRHELPAILASGGGAVVNMASILGTNGSAGSAAYVAAKHGVVGLTKTAALEHASQGVRINAVGPGYIDTPLLAGVGEEAYEALVALHPAGRLGRAEEVAELVAFLLSERASFVHGSYHLVDGAYAAR, encoded by the coding sequence ATGACCCTCTCCCCGACCACCCACCCCCAGGAGTTCGCCGGCCGGATCGCGCTCGTCACCGGCGGCGCCTCCGGCATCGGACTCGCCGTCGCCCGCCGTCTCGCCCACGCGGGTGCAGCCGTGGCCGTCGCCGACCACAACGCCGACCGCGCCACCGCCGCCGTCGCCGAGCTGACCGAGGACGGCGCCCGCGCCCTCGCCGTACGGATGGACGTCACCGACGACGCCTCCGTACAGGCCGGCGTCGAGGCCACGGTCGCCGCCTTCGGCGGCCTTCACCTGGCCGTCAACAACGCCGGGGTCGCCGGCGACCCCGCCCCGATCGTCGAGACCCCCGCCGAGGAATGGCGGCGCGTCGTCTCCACCAACCTGGACGGCGTCTTCTACTCGCTCCGCCACGAACTGCCCGCGATCCTCGCCTCCGGCGGCGGCGCCGTCGTGAACATGGCCTCCATCCTCGGCACGAACGGCTCCGCGGGCAGCGCCGCCTACGTCGCGGCCAAGCACGGCGTCGTCGGCCTCACCAAGACGGCGGCACTCGAACACGCCTCCCAGGGGGTACGTATCAACGCCGTCGGCCCCGGATACATCGACACGCCCCTCCTCGCGGGGGTCGGCGAGGAGGCGTACGAGGCCCTGGTGGCCCTGCATCCGGCGGGGCGGCTGGGCCGGGCGGAGGAGGTCGCCGAGCTCGTCGCGTTCCTGCTCTCCGAGCGGGCGTCCTTCGTGCACGGCAGCTACCACCTGGTCGACGGCGCCTACGCGGCCCGCTGA
- a CDS encoding FecCD family ABC transporter permease, producing the protein MKTAADRAGLPDASVDQDTGTGRGSYTGTDTGSDTGTGSAAGGGQRPPARGVLRIGPWIAVPVRRTSVIAAVVTLLLLAGAAVATLSMGRLGIGLADLPSALAGEATGKNAFVLNRLRGPRLVVAIATGAAFGLSGALFQSVTRNPLGSPDVIGLGAGAGAGAAAAALFLPDVLPVPVGALLGAVLAMVVVFLATGTGFRSPGRLVVAGIGVAAMATALTQYVVYSVERDKASALTAYINGSLAARSWDDATTIWTVLLLSLPFAALLARPLSVGEMGDDLATGLGARPGRTATAAVALSIVLSAAAVGVAGPIAFVSLTAPQIAKRVTRSGGPHLVMSTLLGALLLVLADLTAQQLPLFDNLPVGLYTMALGGTYLGYLLLREWKRPV; encoded by the coding sequence ATGAAGACCGCCGCCGACCGGGCCGGGCTTCCGGACGCTTCCGTCGACCAGGACACGGGTACGGGCAGGGGCTCCTATACGGGTACGGACACGGGCTCCGATACGGGTACGGGCTCCGCTGCGGGCGGCGGGCAGCGGCCCCCCGCACGCGGCGTCCTGCGGATCGGCCCGTGGATCGCCGTGCCCGTACGCCGTACCTCCGTGATCGCCGCCGTGGTGACCCTCCTGCTGCTCGCCGGGGCGGCCGTGGCCACCCTGTCGATGGGGCGGCTCGGCATCGGCCTCGCCGACCTTCCGTCCGCCCTCGCGGGCGAGGCGACGGGCAAGAACGCCTTCGTCCTCAATCGGCTGCGCGGCCCGAGGCTCGTGGTGGCCATCGCCACCGGCGCGGCCTTCGGTCTGTCCGGGGCGCTGTTCCAGTCCGTCACCCGCAACCCGCTGGGCAGTCCGGACGTGATCGGGCTCGGCGCCGGTGCCGGTGCGGGGGCCGCGGCGGCGGCGCTGTTCCTGCCCGATGTGCTGCCGGTGCCCGTCGGGGCGCTGCTCGGCGCGGTGCTCGCGATGGTGGTCGTGTTCCTCGCCACCGGGACCGGATTCCGCAGCCCGGGACGGCTCGTGGTCGCCGGTATCGGCGTGGCCGCGATGGCGACGGCGCTGACCCAGTACGTCGTCTACTCCGTCGAGCGCGACAAGGCCAGCGCGCTGACCGCGTACATCAACGGCAGCCTCGCCGCCCGTTCCTGGGACGACGCGACGACCATCTGGACGGTGCTGCTGCTCTCCCTGCCGTTCGCGGCGCTCCTCGCGCGGCCTCTGTCCGTCGGCGAGATGGGCGACGACCTCGCCACCGGCCTCGGTGCCCGGCCGGGCCGGACGGCCACCGCGGCGGTCGCGCTGTCCATCGTGCTCTCGGCGGCGGCCGTCGGCGTCGCGGGACCCATCGCGTTCGTCTCCCTGACGGCGCCGCAGATCGCCAAGCGCGTCACGCGCAGCGGCGGCCCGCACCTGGTCATGTCGACCCTGCTGGGGGCCCTGCTCCTGGTCCTGGCCGACCTCACGGCGCAGCAGCTGCCGCTGTTCGACAACCTGCCGGTCGGTCTGTACACGATGGCCCTCGGGGGCACGTACCTGGGCTATCTCCTGCTGAGGGAGTGGAAGCGCCCCGTGTGA
- a CDS encoding CbtA family protein, which translates to MHASTVRSLLVRGMLAGLIAGLFAFAVAYVVGEPPVNGAIAVEEAHSAQAPHAGHGGTTVAESGKSVGSGESSAAGHAHEGQAEQEEAAVSRTVQSTLGLATGVLVYGVALGGIAALAFSFALGRIGRFSPRATAALTAGAAFTTVYLVPFLKYPATPPAVGNPDTIGKRTTLFFLMILLSVLLGVAAVIAGRRLAPRLGNWNASLAAGAGFVVVTAVAFAVLPPNDDAVQASFPAALLWEFRLASLAIQLVLWAVFGVVFGILAQKTLTERTAAAAPPAPLTAPLAD; encoded by the coding sequence ATGCACGCCTCAACAGTCAGATCACTGCTGGTCCGTGGGATGCTCGCGGGCCTGATCGCCGGACTCTTCGCCTTCGCCGTCGCCTACGTGGTGGGCGAGCCGCCCGTGAACGGTGCCATCGCGGTGGAGGAGGCCCACTCCGCGCAGGCGCCGCACGCTGGTCATGGCGGCACCACGGTCGCGGAGTCCGGGAAGTCCGTGGGGTCCGGGGAGTCCTCTGCGGCCGGACACGCGCACGAGGGTCAGGCGGAACAGGAGGAAGCGGCGGTGAGCCGTACCGTCCAGTCGACCCTGGGTCTCGCCACGGGCGTTCTCGTCTACGGTGTGGCGCTGGGCGGCATCGCCGCGCTCGCCTTCTCGTTCGCGCTGGGCCGGATCGGCCGGTTCAGTCCCAGGGCGACGGCCGCGCTGACGGCCGGAGCGGCGTTCACGACCGTGTATCTGGTTCCGTTCCTGAAGTATCCGGCGACTCCGCCGGCCGTCGGCAACCCCGACACCATCGGGAAGCGCACCACCCTGTTCTTCCTGATGATCCTGCTCAGCGTGCTCCTCGGCGTCGCGGCCGTGATCGCGGGCCGGCGGCTCGCACCGCGTCTCGGCAACTGGAACGCGAGCCTGGCCGCCGGCGCCGGGTTCGTCGTCGTGACCGCCGTCGCCTTCGCCGTACTCCCGCCGAACGACGACGCGGTCCAGGCGAGCTTCCCCGCCGCCCTGCTCTGGGAGTTCAGGTTGGCCTCGCTGGCCATCCAACTGGTGCTGTGGGCCGTGTTCGGAGTGGTCTTCGGCATCCTCGCCCAGAAGACGCTGACGGAACGGACGGCCGCCGCCGCTCCGCCCGCCCCGCTCACGGCACCCCTCGCGGACTGA